From the Tribolium castaneum strain GA2 chromosome 2, icTriCast1.1, whole genome shotgun sequence genome, one window contains:
- the LOC135265495 gene encoding cytochrome P450 6k1-like, with product MIFVYLCCFLLFLYYLYRKNYKYWESKGVLTEKPFFIFGSFYDVALRRKHLFHKVREIYDKFSTPYVGIYIFNQPTLVIRSPELLKKVLVKDFDKFINRKVAANESVDPVFFHTLFSAKNDNWRNLRAKISPVFTSGKIKLMFPLMKECGTDLLNYFKKRSGGVIEARNVTKKYAVDIISSCAFGINSYCLKDDNSEIMQIATQLVDFKSFIRSISIFCFFFMPKLVDIFRLTFADKKASEYLMNVFKTTINERRKKTIVRNDLIDMLHNLKENSSSSDFTFDDVKMAAQALSFFSAGNDTTSITITFALYELALNTDIQNRLREEIRKRYEAHGDFTYEAIQEMKYLEMVLCETLRKYPLTIFLNREAVSNYTLEESGLTIDKGTSIMIPVAGLHFDEEYFPNPEKFDPERFSDENKSKIVPYTYMPFGDGPRICIGQRFAMLVSKVALAYILKDFAVEKTDSTTVPMQLDPGAIFLMNKNGVNLRVVEVK from the exons atgatttttgtttatttgtgttgtttccTTCTGTTTTTGTACTATCTCTaccgaaaaaattacaaatattggGAATCAAAGGGAGTTCTGACTGAAAAacccttttttatttttggaagttTCTACGATGTGGCCCTTCGAAGAAAACACTTGTTTCACAAAGTTCGAGAAATCTACGACAAGTTTTCAACCCCTTACGTTGGCATCTACATCTTCAACCAACCGACTCTAGTGATCCGAAGTCccgaattattgaaaaaagtgtTAGTGAAAGATTTCGACAAATTTATAAACCGCAAAGTGGCAGCCAACGAATCGGTCGATCCAGTGTTCTTCCACACACTTTTCAGTGCAAAGAACGACAACTGGCGCAATCTCCGTGCAAAAATTTCCCCAGTTTTCACTtcaggaaaaatcaaactgatGTTCCCTTTGATGAAAGAATGCGGAACTGATTTGCTCAACTATTTCAAGAAGCGGAGTGGTGGAGTTATAGAAGCTAGAAATGTGACGAAGAAATATGCCGTAGACATAATATCATCATGTGCTTTTGGCATAAATTCTTATTGTTTGAAAGACGACAACTCTGAAATTATGCAAATTGCAACACAACTCGTTGATTTCAAGTCGTTTATTAGAAGCATCTCAATCTTCTGTTTCTTTTTCATGCCAAAACTAGTCGATATATTTAGACTAACTTTTGCGGACAAGAAAGCTTCCGAATATTTGATGAATGTTTTCAAAACTACTATAAACGAACGTcggaaaaaaacaattgttcgCAACGACCTGATTGATATGCTGCACAATTTAAAGGAAAATAGTAGCAGTTCAGATTTCACCTTTG aCGATGTGAAAATGGCAGCACAAGCTTTGTCTTTCTTTTCTGCTGGAAATGACACGACCTCCATAACAATTACTTTCGCTCTCTACGAACTGGCCTTAAATACTGATATTCAGAACCGACTACGTGAAGAAATTAGGAAACGTTACGAAGCTCATGGTGACTTTACTTACGAAGCTATTCAAGAAATGAAGTACTTGGAAATGGTCCTATGTG aaactCTGAGGAAATATCCTTTGACGATTTTCTTAAATCGTGAAGCTGTCTCCAATTACACGCTTGAAGAGTCTGGACTCACAATAGACAAAGGGACCTCTATCATGATTCCTGTTGCGGGATTACATTTCGACGAAGAGTATTTTCCAAATCCTGAGAAATTCGACCCGGAGCGTTTCAGTGacgaaaataaaagtaaaatagtTCCATACACCTATATGCCGTTTGGAGATGGTCCAAGAATATGTATTG GGCAAAGATTTGCCATGTTAGTGAGCAAAGTTGCTTTGGCTTACATTCTTAAAGATTTTGCCGTCGAAAAAACAGATTCTACTACCGTTCCAATGCAGTTGGACCCGGGggctatatttttaatgaataaaaatggaGTAAATTTAAGAGTAGTTGAAGTGAAATAa